A single region of the Mangifera indica cultivar Alphonso unplaced genomic scaffold, CATAS_Mindica_2.1 Un_0022, whole genome shotgun sequence genome encodes:
- the LOC123206044 gene encoding formate dehydrogenase, mitochondrial-like, with protein sequence MAMKRLPTSVIRALASSSTVFTRQAHASSGGKKIVGVFYKANEYASKNPNFLGCVENALGIRNWLESQGHQYIVTDDKEGPHCELEKHLPDLHVLITTPFHPAYVTAERIKKAKNLQLLLTAGIGSDHIDLNAAATAGLTVAEVTGSNVVSVAEDELMRILILLRNFVPGYHQIVNGEWNVAGVSYRAYDLEGKTVGTVGCGRIGRLLLQRLKPFNCNLLYHDRLKMDPELEKQIGATFEEDVDKMLPKCDVIVINVPLTEKTRGMFDKNRIAKLKKGVVIVNNARGAIMDTQAVVDACSSGHIGGYSGDVWNPQPAPKDHPWRYMPNHAMTPHISGTTIDAQLRYAAGTKDMLERYFKGQEFPEQNYIVKAGELAPQYR encoded by the exons ATGGCCATGAAGCGGCTACCTACTTCTGTAATTAGGGCTTTAGCTTCTTCGTCGACGGTATTCACCAGACAAGCGCAT GCTTCTTCTGGAGGCAAAAAGATTGTTGGGGTGTTTTACAAGGCCAACGAATATGCTTCAAAGAATCCTAACTTTTTAGGTTGTGTGGAGAATGCTTTGGGCATTCGTAACTGGCTGGAATCACAAGGTCATCAGTATATTGTTACTGATGACAAAGAAGGGCCACACTGTG AACTTGAGAAGCATCTTCCTGATTTGCATGTTCTCATAACAACCCCCTTCCACCCTGCTTATGTTACAGCAGAAAGGATCAAGAAAGCCAAAAATCTGCAACTTCTTCTCACTGCTGGAATTGGTTCTGACCATATTGATCTGAATGCTGCTGCCACTGCTGGTTTAACTGTTGCAGAGGTCACCGGAAGCAATGTAGTCTCAGTTGCAGAAGATGAGCTCATGAGAATCCTTATTCTTCTCCGTAATTTCGTACCTGGATACCACCAAATTGTCAATGGGGAATGGAATGTCGCCGGTGTTTCCTATAGAGCTTACGATCTTGAAGGGAAGACAGTTGGAACTGTCGGTTGTGGACGAATTGGCAGGCTTTTACTCCAACGGTTGAAACCTTTTAATTGTAATCTCCTCTATCATGACCGGCTGAAAATGGATCCAGAATTGGAGAAACAGATAGGGGCAACATTTGAGGAGGATGTTGACAAAATGCTTCCCAAATGTGATGTAATTGTCATCAATGTGCCTCTTACAGAGAAAACGAG aggAATGTTTGACAAAAATAGGATTGCGAAGTTGAAGAAGGGAGTCGTGATTGTTAACAATGCTCGAGGAGCAATCATGGATACTCAAGCAGTTGTTGATGCCTGCTCAAGTGGACATATTGGGG GATATAGTGGTGATGTCTGGAATCCACAACCAGCTCCAAAGGACCACCCATGGCGTTACATGCCAAATCATGCTATGACACCACATATTTCGGGTACAACTATTGATGCACAG CTGCGATACGCTGCTGGAACTAAGGATATGCTTGAGAGGTACTTCAAGGGACAAGAATTTCCTGAACAAAATTACATAGTCAAGGCAGGTGAATTGGCACCCCAGTATCGTTAA